TCAACAAATTATTTGGCGGAGTCGACTACATAACCTTCATAGTTAGCGGCCTTGTGGTGATAACGGCTTTTATTGGAAGCTTCATATCGGGAATAAGTGTTATATGGGATAAGCAAGTAGGGTTTCTTAAGGAAAGCCTTGTCGCCCCTGCGTCGAGAAAGATCGTAATCCTCGGAAGGATAGTTGGAGACTCTATTGTTAGCACTATACAAGCATTAGTTGTGATCGCTGTATCACTACCATTTGCAAGCGGGTTAAAACTCGTTAACGTTCCCATCGGGCTACTCTATATCTTCACTACAGCCTTCGGTTTCACGAGTCTAGGGGTAGCGGTCTCATTGAAATTCAGCAGTATGGAGGGTTTCCAAGTGATCGTAAACTTGCTAACCATGCCTTTAATGTTTCTCAGCGGAGTTTTCTATCCCTTGACACAACTGCCCGAGTGGATGCAGGCCGTCTCTAAGCTGAACCCGTTAACATACTCCGTGCATGGAGTGAGATACTGGCTCGCAGGGGCCAATGTCGGCTTCGATTACATGAATTGGTATATTGACCTGTTAACAGCCGGGGTGTTCTCCATAGCATTAACAGCTTTAGCAGCCGAGTTGTTCGAGAAGACAACTATTGAGGATTGAAATTGAAAAATCAATAAGGATAAATAACTCCGACTAAGAGTAAACCTAAGAATCTTTTACCAGTAACATATTTGACTTGAACACCTCTCTCTTGGAGCCTCTTATCAAACTCTATCGGATCAATATTCCACGGATTAATAGTGTCAGATGCTATGATGAAGTTTACATTTAATCCGAAGCTGGGGATCCAGGTCCAGTATTCGCCTATCAAACCAAAGTTTCTACTTAGACTCGTTAACACGTATTTGTACTCGTCAGGGTAGAAGTAGCTACTCCCGGCTTGAGTGACTAGTACGCTGTTATCTGCCATTATTTTTTTCACTTGTGAATAGAACTCGCTACTGTAGAGTGCTTTAGCTGTTTCCCTCGCATATGGATCCGTTAAATCCATTATCACCACGTCGAAATACTTCTGCGGAGCTTTCCTCACATACTCGAATCCATCCATTATTATGACTTTGCTCCTGGGGTCGTCGAAGCTTCCCCTGTGCATATGTTCTAAATACTTCTTTGAAAACTCTACGACTTTTTCATCAATATCAACCATAACAGCCTCTTCCACGGTCTTGTGTTTTAAAACCTCTCTAAGAGTAGCACCTTCCCCTCCACCGATAATTAGAACTCTCTTCGGGTTTGGATGTAAGGTCATCGCGGGTTGCACAAGTAATTCATGATAGAAGTGCTCATCTGTTTCGGTGCTTTGCACATAGTTGTCTATGATTAATGACTTTCCAAATCCTTCCAGATCAGCAAAAGCTATCTCCTGGTATGGCGTTTTCTCTAAGGCTAAGACCCGCTTAATCTTGAATAAACACTTAAGGCTTTTCCCAGCAGGCTCTATTAAGTAAAACCCTTCCACACTCATTAAGCCTCACCCGTGAGCTCCAAAAACTCTTTCATGAGTTTGTCACCACTGCTTGTCCCAATCCTACTAGCACCTGCTTCAATAAGTGCGAGAGCATCCAATGCATGTCTAATTCCTCCTGAAGCCTTCACCTTAATCCTGCCTTGCGAGGCCCTGTATAGAAGTGCTACATCGTGAACAGTTGCACCACCTCCTAGGAAACCGGTGTTTGTTTTAACAAAGTCAGCGCCCGCTGACGAGACAAGCTCAACAGCTTTTATTTTCTCGGAATCGTCTAAAAGCGTGGTTTCTAATATCACCTTAACCGATTCAACTCCTTTCTTCTTCGCCTCCGCAACCACAGTGGATATGTCCTCCAACACCCTCGCGTATTCCCTGCTTTTGAATAGAGAAATGTTCATTACCATATCTACTTCAGAAGCCCCTGAAGAGGCCGCTTCAACAGCTTCGAAAACTTTCACCTTTGTAGAAGTGTTGCCGAGTGGAAACCCTACTACGACACCATATTTTATCGTCCTACCGGCTATCTCTAAGGCTTTGTCGAGAAGAGAAAGAGGTAGCATTAACAGCTTAAACCCGTGCTCTCTGACGTCGTTGATATATTTTTCAAGGATCTTGTAGTCTGCATCAGGCTTTAGCAACGTGTGATCAATCATTGAGGCAAATTCTGTGGGAGTTATAGACTCAATTCTCCCGCTATAGAATCCTTTCATTCCACATCCCTGTATATTTAAACAACATGAGTTTTTAACCATCACTAGTTGGTTAAAACCTATAAATGACTATGAGTGATTTAAAAAAACTAATGATGAGAAGTCTTCACCTTCTCCGCGTATTTCTCAGGAGTTAGCAACGAATTATACTCTCCAGGATTCTCAACTCTAATTTTGAAAACCCAACCCTCCCCGTAGGGGTCTTTATTAACGAGTTCAGGATTACCTGTTAATTTTTCATTGACTTCAACGACTTCCCCGGTGAGAGGAGAGTAATAAGAGCTTGATGCTTTGATCGAATCTACAACCCCCAATTCCTCTCCTTTCCTCACTTTTCGACCAACTTCTGGGAGCTCTATTGAAACAATGTCTTTGAGCTCTTTCTGAGCGTAATCTGTTAGCCCGACAATAGCCATGCTTCCCTCAAGCTTTGCCCATTCATCCGTTTCCGTGTATCTTCGATCCTTCTTCACAATATACTTCTTAGACTTCAACTCAACAACAATATCCTCGCTCAAAGCCCATCCCTTCTATATTTTTAATGCCCATGTATGTTAAAAAGCCTCTGCATGTAGCATGATTTTCAACAACCGTACTTCGTCCTCACGGGTAATCTTGAAGCCGTATTGGACCTCCATGAAGTTCTTCCTAAACTCTGAAACCATCTTGGCAACTTCCTTTGGGTCTTTTTTATCTATGACAACCATTCTCATGAATTTTGCAATCTCCTTCATCTCATCCTTCTTCATACCCCACCTAGTGATCTCCTGCGTCCCTATCCTCAAACCACTCGGATCCTTTACATCCTCTGGCCTGTCATACGGGAGCATGTTTTTGTTAACTATAAT
This is a stretch of genomic DNA from Thermosphaera aggregans DSM 11486. It encodes these proteins:
- a CDS encoding ABC transporter permease, yielding MNREFNAFTGMVYRQLKRWVSSRSRVVSVILQPFLWLFFIGLGFGSIFSGNINIPFDNLPIPVNTTLIIQSYFNKLFGGVDYITFIVSGLVVITAFIGSFISGISVIWDKQVGFLKESLVAPASRKIVILGRIVGDSIVSTIQALVVIAVSLPFASGLKLVNVPIGLLYIFTTAFGFTSLGVAVSLKFSSMEGFQVIVNLLTMPLMFLSGVFYPLTQLPEWMQAVSKLNPLTYSVHGVRYWLAGANVGFDYMNWYIDLLTAGVFSIALTALAAELFEKTTIED
- the deoC gene encoding deoxyribose-phosphate aldolase, which translates into the protein MKGFYSGRIESITPTEFASMIDHTLLKPDADYKILEKYINDVREHGFKLLMLPLSLLDKALEIAGRTIKYGVVVGFPLGNTSTKVKVFEAVEAASSGASEVDMVMNISLFKSREYARVLEDISTVVAEAKKKGVESVKVILETTLLDDSEKIKAVELVSSAGADFVKTNTGFLGGGATVHDVALLYRASQGRIKVKASGGIRHALDALALIEAGASRIGTSSGDKLMKEFLELTGEA
- a CDS encoding spermidine synthase: MSVEGFYLIEPAGKSLKCLFKIKRVLALEKTPYQEIAFADLEGFGKSLIIDNYVQSTETDEHFYHELLVQPAMTLHPNPKRVLIIGGGEGATLREVLKHKTVEEAVMVDIDEKVVEFSKKYLEHMHRGSFDDPRSKVIIMDGFEYVRKAPQKYFDVVIMDLTDPYARETAKALYSSEFYSQVKKIMADNSVLVTQAGSSYFYPDEYKYVLTSLSRNFGLIGEYWTWIPSFGLNVNFIIASDTINPWNIDPIEFDKRLQERGVQVKYVTGKRFLGLLLVGVIYPY
- the gcvH gene encoding glycine cleavage system protein GcvH; its protein translation is MSEDIVVELKSKKYIVKKDRRYTETDEWAKLEGSMAIVGLTDYAQKELKDIVSIELPEVGRKVRKGEELGVVDSIKASSSYYSPLTGEVVEVNEKLTGNPELVNKDPYGEGWVFKIRVENPGEYNSLLTPEKYAEKVKTSHH